The Spiroplasma culicicola AES-1 genomic sequence ACAACTTGTTTTGAATCATCTGTAGGTAAAAATTGATCGCTAATATCAATTCCTAAAGTAGAAATAACTTCACCATTTGACATTAATTGTCAGTTTACTTTATTTTTATCTGTTGGATTATTTTTAATTTCTAATTGTGATTTTAATTTATCTGCATCTAAAAAGATAACTGGTTGACCTGTTTCAATTGCAATTGCATTAGCTAAATCTTTTCAAAAATTTAAAGTTGATTTTGATTGACTAAATTTTAGTCAAATATCTTGGTTTGAATAAATTTTATGTTCAATTTTTTCAATTGCCAAAACTTCTTTAATATCAAATAATTGCATCGCACAGCTGCGCACTAATTTTTGACTATCTTGATCTAATTTAATTGAAACTGGTACATTTGATTTTGAAACAATTTGTTCATAGCTTGTTGATAAATCATTAATATCTTTATTAAAGTAATTTGCCAACTCTTTTACCAATTGCATTGCTCCTAATGCATCACTTCTGTTTAAAGTTAAATCAACTTCTCATGTTGAATCTTTAAAACCAATTGCATCTAAAGCATCATTGTGACCAATTAATGAATATGTATCTGTTTTTGTGTGAACTGGATAAATTCAATCTTTTTCTTGCTCACACAAAGCGCTTTCTTCAAGGCCAAGTTCTGTTAAAGCACAAATCATACCTTCACTCATTTTGCCTTTAATTTCACGATTTGATAATGTTAAACCATTAGCAATTGTTTTTCCAGGTTCTGCAAGAATAATAAATTGGCCTTCTTTAACATTTGAAGCCCCGCAAACTACTGGTGAAACTAAATCTTCACCTTTATCAACAAAACAAAAATTTAAATGTGTCCCTTCAATTGGACTAACATTACCCACATGAGCAATTGTTAAATCATCGTTTAATTGGTTATAACTTTTATAAGCATCAACTTCAAATCCTAATGAATTAAGTGCAACTGTAATTTGATCATCAGTTACTCCAGTTAGGTCTAAAAAGTTTGCTAGTCAATTTCTTGTAATTATCATTTTTTTATCTCCTAACTAATTTCCAAAGAATTTAAATTGATTTAAGAATCGCACATCATTTTCATAGAAGTCACGAATATTTTTAATTCCAAATTTTAACATGGCAACTCTTTCGATTCCAATTCCAAAAGCAAGTCCCCCAACTTCATTTGGGTCTAAACCATTTAGTTCAATTACTTCTGGGGCAAGCATTCCAGATCCCAAGATTTCAATTCAACCTGTTAATTTACAAATCTTACATCCTTTTCCTTTACAAGTTATACAAGTAATATCAACTTCAACTGAAGGTTCGGTGAAAGGAAAGAAACTTGGGCGCATTCTAATTTGAGTATCTTGTGAAAATAAACGTTTACACATGTATTCTAAAACTCATTTTAAATTAGCAAAGCTAATTTTTTTACCAACTGCAAAACCATCAATTTGCATAAATTGATGTGAGTGAGTTGCATCATCATCATCTCTTCGATAAACGTTACCAAAACTAATTGCTGCAATATGTTTATCTTTATCGTTGCTTTGTGCCAATTGAGTCAACATTCTTGCTGTCATATTAGTTGAATGAGTTCTTAAAACTGTATTTTGATCAATATAGAAAGTATCTTGCATATCTCTTGCAGGGTGCCCAATTGGAAGGTTTAACTTTTGAAAACAATATTCATCTGTTTCAAATTCAGTTCCATCAACCATTTCATAACCCAATTCACGGAAAATATCAGATACTTCTTCAATTACCAAGTTTAATGGATGTTTAGAACCCATTTTAAAGTCCATTCCTGGCATTGAAAGATCAACTTTTTCATTTTCTAATTGTTTTTTTAATTCTTCAATTTTAAAGCTTTCAAGAGTTGTATTAATTTGAGCAAAAATTTCAGATTTAATATTATTAGCAGTTATTCCAACTTCTTTTTTTTCTTCAGGTGAACAAGATTTTAAGTTTTTTAATACTTCATTTAAGGGAGAATCTTTTCCAGCATAAACTTTTTTTAATTCTTCAATATCTTGTTTAGTGTTGACAGTTTTAATTTCTTGATTAAACTGCTTTAAAATCTCATTTAATTTGTTTACCATGTTTTTTCGTCCTTTTCTGTTAAAAAAATTAGTATATTTATTATACTAAATTATTATACTATAGTGGTATTTCTTTATATTAGATTTAAGAACAGATAATTGCTGTTTTTTAGCAAGAATCATTAAGTCAAATCCGTTAACTTTTCCATTAGCAGAAGTTAACATTTGAATATATAACTTTAAAAACTCAATTTCTAATGTTTTAAATTGTCACAAATAAAAGTCATCAATATCATATAAATTATTTTTAAATTTAATATCTTGATGAATATGTGAAAAGAAAATGTAATTAAATAATGTATTATTTATAAAGTTTTTAGTTAATGAATAGCTTTTAATAAAAAAATTATCCAAATTATTGTCAATATCTAATTTGTATTTTTCAATTTTGACAGTATATTTATCAAATAATTCTCTTAGTTGATTAATTTTTAAAGTCAAATCATCTTCTTGTACTTTATTTAAAGTAGCATTTAACTGATGATTTACAAAAGTATACAAATCATTAATATTGATAATATTGGGAAAACCAATAAAATGTCAATTAAATTTTAGATGTTCAACTTTTGTAGTATTAATTTTCTTTGTATATTTATTGTTGAAATGTAAATATTGCATTGTAAATTCTCTCTCTTGTTATTAATAATTATTTGTTTATATAAAACAAACACCAATTAATATTCTATTATAAATTGACGATATATTCAAAGAAAATCAATGTTTTTTAATAAAAAGTAATAAAAATAAAAAAACAATTCCCTAGGGAATTGTTTTTTTCTACTAAACTGGCAGCGTCCTATTTTTGCATTATACTATCGTCGGCGCAGCTGATCTTAACTTCTGTGTTCGACATGGGAACAGGTGTGACCTCAGCGCTATGACCACCAGATCTGTAGTTTTTTTTGAGAGAAAAGCTAAACAAGTTTAGCTAAATCATTCTCTCAAAACTGAATACTAGATGTTCTTTATATACTCTATATACAATATTGTATTGGATTCCCTTTTAGAAAGACTCTCGATCTATTAGTATTGGTAAGCTGAACACGTCGCCGTGCTTACACACCCAACCTATCAACCATGTGGTCTACATGGGATCTTACTTCTAAAAGAATGGGAAAACTCATCTTGAAGGAGGCTTCTCGCTTAGATGCCTTCAGCGATTATCCTTTCCGCACATAGCTACCCTGCTGTGCCACTGGCGTGACAACAGGAGCACCAGGGGTGCGTCCATTCCGGTCCTCTCGTACTAGGAACAGCTCTTCTCAATTTTCCTACGCCCACAACAGATAGGGACCAAACTGTCTCACGACGTTCTGAACCCAGCTCGCGTACCGCTTTAATGGGCGAACAGCCCAACCCTTGGAACCGACTACAGCTCCAGGATGCGATGAGCCGACATCGAGGTGCCAAACCTCCCCGTCGATGTGAACTCTTGGGGGAGATCAGCCTGTTATCCCCGGGGTAACTTTTATCCGTTGAGCGACGGCCCTTCCACACGGGACCGCCGGATCACTAAGTCCTGCTTTCGCATCTGTTCGACTTGTAAGTCTCGCAGTTAAGCACCCTTCTACCTTTGCGCTCTTCGTACGATTTCCAACCGTACTGAGGGTACCTTTGAGCGCCTCCGTTACATTTTAGGAGGCGACCGCCCCAGTCAAACTACCCACCAAACACTGTCCCTGGCCCGGATAACGGGTCTAGGTTAGAACCTCAATGTAACAAGGGTGGTATTCCAAGGATGACTCCATGATCACTAGCGTGACCACTTCAAAGTCTCCCACCTATCCTCTACATGTTACACCAAAATTCAATATTAAGTTATAGTAAAGCTCCACGGGGTCTTTCCGTCTAGTTGCGGGTAACCAGCATCTTCACTGGTACTAAAATTTCACCGAGTCTATAGCCGAGACAGCGAAGGGATCATTACGCCTTTCGTGCGGGTCAGAACTTACCTGACAAGGAATTTCGCTACCTTAGGACCGTTATAGTTACGGCCGCCGTTCACCGGGGCTTCAATTCAATGCTTCACCGAAGCTAACATCTCCTCTTAACCTTCCGGCACTGGGCAGGCGTCACCCCCTATACTTCGTCTTACGACTTTGCAGAGAGCTGTGTTTTTGCTAAACAGTTGCCCCTCCCTCTTCACTGCGGCTCACATAAAGTGAGCACCCCTTCTTGCGAACTTACGGGGTTATTTTGCAGAGTTCCTTAGCTATAGTTATCTCGCTTGCCTTAGGATTCTCTCCTTGACCACGTGTGTTCGTTCTAGGTACAGGCACCTATCAAATTAGCGCTAGAAGCTTTTCTTGGAAGCGTGGAGTCATGGACTTCGCTACTAGCCGAAGCGTTCACTCCCCATCATACTTCAAGGTTATAGCACGCGGATTTGCCAACGTACACCTCTTTGTATTTAGACCGGCATATC encodes the following:
- the pheS gene encoding phenylalanine--tRNA ligase subunit alpha; translation: MVNKLNEILKQFNQEIKTVNTKQDIEELKKVYAGKDSPLNEVLKNLKSCSPEEKKEVGITANNIKSEIFAQINTTLESFKIEELKKQLENEKVDLSMPGMDFKMGSKHPLNLVIEEVSDIFRELGYEMVDGTEFETDEYCFQKLNLPIGHPARDMQDTFYIDQNTVLRTHSTNMTARMLTQLAQSNDKDKHIAAISFGNVYRRDDDDATHSHQFMQIDGFAVGKKISFANLKWVLEYMCKRLFSQDTQIRMRPSFFPFTEPSVEVDITCITCKGKGCKICKLTGWIEILGSGMLAPEVIELNGLDPNEVGGLAFGIGIERVAMLKFGIKNIRDFYENDVRFLNQFKFFGN